The DNA region gcttcttagcatcacaccaatgtttaagttgctagataaggctaatgctagagattatcatgaagcatgctaagagattagatgtttaaagtgatttttgacaagTAATGATCTGATTCTTAAAgcctgtttagtatggtttcaccaatgagagttgggttaggatgttattaaacttgattacctttgtcatgagagtggattggTAAGCccttaagatcattgtctaagGATTAGCTCTTTGTTGATTGAGTTTTGTTAAGCAACCTAGATAGATTAAGTTTAATACCAACCAATAATTCCCATCCTTAGGATCTATTTGCTACTTTTTTGCTTCTGTTTCTTGCATTTAATTACTTGTTTTTTCTGCTTTATAGTTTCTGCACTTTAGTTTTGCATTTAATCTTGTGTTCTGcatcactcgaccatgcactcgactttggttcataccatgctcgatcgagtgctaggtcgagctccagtttaatttcttgtttatgcattgttctgttcttttcTAGTTTGCTCTTGTTTATTTCCtgtttaatttagttttcatcctgtttatttactgttttttgtTACTCTTGCTTCACTGGGTTGACAACCATTTGCCACCATCTGATCTATCAAAACCACAGCTTCAGAGGTATTACCATTGAGACAAAGTCCATTGACCAAAGTGTTAATCGTTATGAGATTGGGTGTCTGTCCCATTTCAACCATTCGATCAACCAACCCCACGGCTTCGGAGACTCGGCCCTCGAGACAGAATCCGTTAATAAGAGTTGAAAAAGTGACTGTGTCAGGCGTAAACCCAAGTTTCACGATCTTTCCCATAACGGAACAAGCGAACTGAAGTTTACCACGTCGACAGAAACAATTGATGACAATATTGAGAGACTACAAGTCATACGCAATCCCAATCAACTCCATCTGCTTGGAGAGATCTAAAACAAGATCGTACTGTTTTGTCCTGGCAACAGCACTAAACAGTCTACTGAAATCTATGACAGTGGGAAGAGGACGAGACCTAATCATGTCTTGAAAGAGATCAACAGCAGCCTCTTTCTTAATATCAGCAATCCCATTCCTCAATCTCTCTCTATAAGAGAAAGAGACTTTCCCATCACTGACACTAGAAAAGACTCGTTCACGGCAAGACAAGAGTAAAGTAGTTCTCAGAGTACCTAGCAGTCTCTAGAAGCAGACGTGTCTGAACCAATCTAAGCATCGCCCAAGTTGATTTGCTTGTTCAGCTTTCACAAGCACCAATCCTCTGCGGCATATTACACCAatttcacacacacaaacacaaaaacgaaaaaagattTAACCTTTAATAACTTTTGTTTATGAATTTTCCAAAAGGAGGATGCCTTTGTGTACCCAATTTGTTATCTTTGCAACGAAATTGAAAACTAGAAAGCTTCCAAATCTATTGCGTTATCGGAATTGTCTGCCCAATTCGCCAACTAAGGGTAGCATAAATAGCACTAAAGCTTAAAGCCTACAGAAGGAAGCAATGGGAAAAAACCTGATACTGTATCTTCAGATACGACAAGGACGAGAATGCTTGGATAACCGGTTTAATCCACCCGACCGGATAAAACCGGTTTTCTTTAACCTTTCTGCTTCAATAGGAGTGTTGCTAACAAAacggttatttttttttcttttttatttaataatacgatggtttttttttgttcttctactttttcGGTTTTCGCTATCATATTTGACAATTATTATTTGTGgctattaattaaattattaatccgCTTCTTCATTATCTAAGATAATTTATCTTTATGGTcggtacaaaaattaatttgttcaGAGATTTAGGGGGAAAATGTGTAAATTAAGATTAGCGAATACCCCCCTTAGTCTTCGGATATTGTTAACCCTATGCTAGGAGAATATTCGAACCTTGGTGATAGGATTAGTTGGCCTAATTANNNNNNNNNNNNNNNNNNNNNNNNNNNNNNNNNNNNNNNNNNNNNNNNNNNNNNNNNNNNNNNNNNNNNNNNNNNNNNNNNNNNNNNNNNNNNNNNNNNNNNNNNNNNNNNNNNNNNNNNNNNNNNNNNNNNNNNNNNNNNNNNNNNNNNNNNNNNNNNNNNNNNNNNNNNNNNNNNNNNNNNNNNNNNNNNNNNNNNNNNNNNNNNNNNNNNNNNNNNNNNNNNNNNNNNNNNNNNNNNNNNNNNNNNNNNNNNNNNNNNNNNNNNNNNNNNNNNNNNNNNNNNNNNNNNNNNNNNNNNNNNNNNNNNNNNNNNNNNNNNNNNNNNNNNNNNNNNNNNNNNNNNNNNNNNNNNNNNNNNNNNNNNNNNNNNNNNNNNNNNNNNNNNNNNNNNNNNNNNNNNNNNNNNNNNNNNNNNNNNNNNNNNNNNNNNNatatatatatatatatatatatatatatatatatattacgttCACCAAGATGAATaagtaaaaatacaaagaaaaataaagatggatAAGAATTAATATAAAGTATGTGGAGACGTCAACACCTTCGAAAATGACCcaactgatttttattttttttttgttttcccttttttaaaaagcacaatttttaaaagaaagatacgatggtttttttttgttcttctactttttcGGTTTTCGCTATCatatttgacaaatattatTTGTgtctattaattaaattattaattcgCTTCTTCATTATCTAAGATAATTTATCTTTATGGTcggtacaaaaattaatttgttcaGAGATTTAGGGGGAAAATGTGTAAATTAAGATTAGCGAATACCCCCCTTAGTCTTCGGATATTGTTAACCCTATGCTAGGAGAATATTCGAACCTTGGTGATAGGATTAGTTGGCCTAATTAATGCCATAACTTTAAAGGTTTAATTATTGGCTTTCCGACTATTTATTTTGGACATGCTGATTGCTCAACCTAGCTAAAAGGCTTTACATAGTTGACGAAATTAACTTTATCATATACCAAAACAATGTACAATAAAATTacaatacaacaaaataaaataagtttagaACTAGAATTCGGCCCGTGTTACAGcatgtattgaattttttttttttttttttattttgtatttttatttaaagtattatatatgtgattgttttatttgttttaaaagtttttttttctttttttggatgaaACAATAGGCAATGAAATCATATGCTGAATATGACGTGGAAATTATATCTATCTTGTAAGATCTATTCGGGAATATCTAGATTTTGATCCGCAGTACACCGCAGATTAAAttatctgttaaaaaaaaataatttttgttgttgttaattttatttgattttttttaatgtttaaaattatgtaattgtattttgattgttaagtataccacatatttttatttttgttacaacaTTAATTTAACAAccttaattagatatgtctattcaaACATGTCATAGacatatcatatttttatttaaccagCATTAATTTATTAACCCATGTagcaccaaattaatgatattttaaatttatattattatctactcaaacatgttATGCTATATAATcctgatattttaattcgtaaTATACCGCagaaaatatctaaatatattattaaaatttaaaatgttttaagattttttttttagaaattgaaatacttataagatttaaacttcttaaaaagtttaaatattattaatacctTTAACGTTTtgtaagtttaaatattttaaatttttaaaaaagtttagacattttgaaatttacaaagttatagttgaaattctttaaaataaagaaccagaataaaccatatatatatttttaatttcaatgcaTGCTGAAAGTCTTCTGTATTTCCTCATCCTTTACAAATCAAGATTACACTCTATATAAAGACTACTTagttacaaagagatttgatccCTCGAGAATATCGgagaagatcagagaagatCTCTAACTTATGTTGACCCGTTATTGAGGAGAGTTTTGTGGACCTAATATTGACCATCGTTCACCCTCCCGCAGTGAAATCGTCTGGACACCGGACGGTTAAACTGGACCTGAATTCGTTGAATAACATAGTCGGTAGACCCTTGGTGAAAATGTCCGCAAACTGCAATGAAGAAGGAACATGTAGCACCTTCACCTGTCCAAGGCCCACCTTCTCCCGAACAAAGTGGAGATCAATCTCGATATGTTTAGTCCTTTGATGTTGAATCGGATTGTTTGAAAGATATATTGCACTGATATTATCACAATAGACCAACGTTGCAAATCAGATCGGTATATGCATTTCCAGCAGGAGGTTCCTTATCCAACAAGTTTCAGCTACCACATTAGCTACTCCTTTATATTCGGATTCGACACTAGAACGTGACACAATTTGTTGGCGTTTGGATGACCAAGAGATTAAGTTTTCGCATAGATAGACACAATAACCCAATGTTGAGCGTCTTGTGTCTGAGCAACCTGTCCAATCTGAGTCTGTATAAGCAGTGAGAGAGCCGACTGTCCCTCTATAAAGTTGCAGGCCATGGGTCAGTGTGCCCTAAAGATAACGGATGACTCGTTTTAACGCTTGATAGTGTGGAACTCTGGGATTATGCATAAGCAGGCAAATTTGCTGTACCGCATACGTGATATTTGGCCTAGTGAATGTCAAATATTGCATAGCTCCTGCTAAGCTTTGATACTCTGTTGGATTCTGAATCTTTTCTCCACATTCAGCTATGAGCTTGGAGTTGACATCCACCGGAGTCGCTACTGGTTTATAGTCTTCCATATTAGCTTTAGCTATGATAGACTTTGCATAATGTGATTGAGAAAGCAGAATCCCAGCTTTGTTATACTCGGCCNATATCGgagaagatcagagaagatCTCTAACTTATGTTGACCCGTTATTGAGGAGAGTTTTGTGGACCTAATATTGACCATCGTTCACCCTCCCGCAGTGAAATCGTCTGGACACCGGACGGTTAAACTGGACCTGAATTCGTTGAATAACATAGTCGGTAGACCCTTGGTGAAAATGTCCGCAAACTGCAATGAAGAAGGAACATGTAGCACCTTCACCTGTCCAAGGCCCACCTTCTCCCGAACAAAGTGGAGATCAATCTCGATATGTTTAGTCCTTTGATGTTGAATCGGATTGTTTGAAAGATATATTGCACTGATATTATCACAATAGACCAACGTTGCAAATCAGATCGGTATATGCATTTCCAGCAGGAGGTTCCTTATCCAACAAGTTTCAGCTACCACATTAGCTACTCCTTTATATTCGGATTCGACACTAGAACGTGACACAATTTGTTGGCGTTTGGATGACCAAGAGATTAAGTTTTCGCATAGATAGACACAATAACCCAATGTTGAGCGTCTTGTGTCTGAGCAACCTGTCCAATCTGAGTCTGTATAAGCAGTGAGAGAGCCGACTGTCCCTCTATAAAGTTGCAGGCCATGGGTCAGTGTGCCCTAAAGATAACGGATGACTCGTTTTAACGCTTGATAGTGTGGAACTCTGGGATTATGCATAAGCAGGCAAATTTGCTGTACCGCATACGTGATATTTGGCCTAGTGAATGTCAAATATTGCATAGCTCCTGCTAAGCTTTGATACTCTGTTGGATTCTGAATCTTTTCTCCACATTCAGCTATGAGCTTGGAGTTGACATCCACCGGAGTCGCTACTGGTTTATAGTCTTCCATATTAGCTTTAGCTATGATAGACTTTGCATAATGTGATTGAGAAAGCAGAATCCCAGCTTTGTTATACTCGGCCTTGACCCCGAGAAAGTAACTTAATCGACCACCATCGGTAATTGGGAACTCAGCTTTGAGTGACTCCGTGAAAGAATCAATGAGAGTTTGTCTTGAAGCAGTGAGAATGATTTCGTCAACATATAAGAGAAGGTAAACCATATCATTGCCCTGTTTATACACAAAAAGAGAGTTGTCACTCTTGCTCATACTGAACCCAAGCTTAGAGAC from Camelina sativa cultivar DH55 chromosome 3, Cs, whole genome shotgun sequence includes:
- the LOC109130233 gene encoding uncharacterized protein LOC109130233, with the protein product MVYLLLYVDEIILTASRQTLIDSFTESLKAEFPITDGGRLSYFLGVKAEYNKAGILLSQSHYAKSIIAKANMEDYKPVATPVDVNSKLIAECGEKIQNPTEYQSLAGAMQYLTFTRPNITYAGTLTHGLQLYRGTVGSLTAYTDSDWTGCSDTRRSTLGYCVYLCENLISWSSKRQQIVSRSSVESEYKGVANVVAETCWIRNLLLEMHIPI